DNA sequence from the Leuconostoc lactis genome:
GTTCTTTAATTGTCATGATAAATGTATTTTGTATAGAATCTGTTACTCTCCCAGATGCTTTTATTTTTGACAATCCACTAGTTATTAGTTGACTGATCTTTGTAAGTTTATTCAACAGACGCTCTGCCATTCGATCACTCGCTTCAATAAAAAAGTCTATCCATGAAAACCAGTCAGGATCATTTCCACGTATTCCGTTCAATAAATTATAATATTTTATTTTTTCTTTTTCAATCTCTTCACTAACAAAGAAAACTGGATTACTTAACAAATCATTCCCCATTGTATTTAAGACAATCAACATTCTACCAACGCGTCCATTTCCATCAAGAAAAGGGTGTATAGATTCAAATTGAGCATGTAAAATTGCTGTTTTTATCAAAACATTGGTATTTTCATCTAAAATAATTTCATCTGAATCAAGATCTTTTAGATTGTCGAAACTATTATGATGTTCCCCGTTGATAAAATATTCTAAATTTGTCATATACTCTGCTATTTCATTAGCTGGAACGGGAATATATACCGCATGCTCTATTTTATTATCTGGACCAATAAAATTTTGAATTTTTCTATATTCCCCCTTAGCGGAATTAGTACCCCTAACTGCACCATCCATCAATACAGAATGTATTTGTTGAATTAATCTAGTAGAAATCGGATTTCCAGCCTTAATCAAATCGATGCCTAATTCTAAGGCTTTATGATAGTTTTCAACCTCTAAAACATTACTACTTTTTTTAGATTTTGAACTTTCATCGATCATATCCGCAAAAGTAACTTGTGTACCCTCGACACGAGTAGATTGAACTGACTCGTTTAACGCTAATAATTCAATTAGGTTCATATCAATCATTGAATGTGAAAACTCTGAGTTTAGCCTTCCCAACTTTGCGCTAAGATTTGCTACTTTTTGATACAATGTCAATGCTTGCTTAGTCGTTACTTTAACAGGAAGTTTACTTAAACCTTGTAATACCATTATATTTTCCTCTCTGTTTAATTATTATCAACAATAACTATAACCTTTATAGTAAAATAAATCAATTATTTTTACTAATTTGCTATATTTTCTTTTTTAAGAAAAGTAAATCGCGTATTCTTTCTTTATTATAAATTATGCTAGAGCTCATGATTACGTTAAAAGCTTAGAAAATAAAAAACACCCAACCAGATAATCCAGTCGGGCGGGTTTTAATATATTCAATTTTGTAAGGCGTTGACCTTTGCTTGTGCATCAGCTAATGCCTTTTGTGCTTTGGCCAATTCATCAGCCTTGGCTACTTCACTAGCTTGTTGTGCAGCTGTCTCTTGCGCTTTAGCTTGTTCAGATGTCATTTGTGGGTATGTCTGATTCAACTCATTAATCAATAGAGCGTATTCTTTTTCAATAGCGTTCTTGATTAGAGTTTCATTCGCATTTGAAAGTCCTAATGTTAATAGCGCTTTTTTAACGATATCAACGGCACCAGACTTCTTTGCTTCGCCCTCTAAATATTGCGTCACACCTAACTTTTGCATAGCTACGATTGCAGCCTTAGCAAGTGGTGATAGAACATTAATCAACGTTGTGGCTTTGCTATTACCAGTAATGACTTTACCAATCCAACCACCAATGATTGGAATAGCTGGCAAAGCGATTGCGATAATAACATCTGAAATACTATTTACTTGCATGTGATCTCCTTATTTGATTGTTGCAAACGACTTCATCATCCACACTGGTTCGCCGTTCATTTGCACTTCAACTGCCGTAGCCGTTTGGCTTAGCACCTTATACTTGTTGTCAAGCGTGAAGTATTCCATACGTCCGTTGTTGCCTTGGATCGTTTGATTACGTAGCTTGTGGCCGTACTTGTCGGTCAAAGTAATAGCACCAACAGGCATGTAGTTATTGTAGTCGATGACAGGAATGCCCATGTCTTTGTTGACACCGTAATACTTGCCCTGCCACTTCTTCCATACGTCCGCTACATAAACGCCGCTAAATGTCGCATATTGCGTCTTATCAGCGGTTGCTGCTGGTTGTTCATCAGTTGGTCGGTTAGTTGGCTTAGCTACATCTTCAGCTGGTGTGTTGTTATCCAATGAACCAACTACCATAACGTTACCATCAACACCAAAATGGTTATCACCATACTGCCACATCTTGACGTTGCTCATATTTGGGAAGTATTGCATAGGTGGCGTTGCTTGGTTAGCTGTTGTTAGATACCAAGCTACCCATAGGGCATTGGGATAACGTGCATTCACTCTGGATAAGTCTATATTAGCGTTCATATAGTAATAGCCAGAGTACAACATTGGCTTATAACCAGCAGCGTAAATCTGATCCATGAACGTCAAGATAGCTGTGGTGTTGTTAGCCTTGTTAGCACCTGCACCTTCTTCATAGTCCAAGGCAATGTAGCTACCCTTAGCTAATCCGGCGTTCTGCGCGTCTTGTACTGCTAATTTTGCGTGATAACTCGCTTCACTAACTGAATCACCAAATTCACCCCAGAAATAACCACCGGTTTGCATACCAACGGCATCAGCGTTATGAATTTGTGCGTAGGCTTTAGGGTTCACATAATGACTACCCTCACCACCGCCACGTCCACCTAATTTAACCATAGTGAACTTATCGCCATAGCTCTTAAACTGGCTGAAATAGCTTGTCGTTGTACCTTGATAACTAGCAACATCAATACCCAATGTATTGGCTGATACGCTACCTGCGCCCATAATAAAAGCGACTACCGCTGTTGCAGTAATCGCCAAGTGTTTCAGCTTATTAGATTGTTTCATTTTCTTCCTCCCGTGATGCGATCATGTTCAATGACCACAATGCGTGTCTCGTGACTGTCTACACGTGTTTCGAGTGTTTCAAGCTTGAGTTTTTGCTCCTTGATAGCCGTAGTCTGCGCCTCGACGTTAAAGCTAAGGCGGTCAATCGACTTAGACAAAGGCTCAATCATTTGTTTAAACGTGCTTTTGAATAGGTAGAAAAATACCCCGAATACAACCGCGCCAGCACCACCCATTTCGCCGATCAAAATTAAAGTTCGTTCCATTTATCACTCCTGTCTTAAAATTGTAACTTACGTGTGACTGCGTCAGCAATCAATTGATGACCTAAGTCCCCTGGGTGAGAAGAACGACCGGTATTATCAATAACACGAGTGTTTCCGTCAGCGTCAGTTTGAACAGCTCCCAAATAACTAGTCGTACCGCTCATACGAGGAATTGCACTAATGTCAACAAAAATAGCGTTATTTGTATCAGTCGCATTCTTAATGTCGCCAATCAAATTACCAAAAGTTTGATACCAAAGTCCAATCCAAACGATCGTTGCATTTGGTGATGATAGTCTAATATTTTTGATCAACTGTCCTGCATCATTTTTAAATGTTGCATTCTTTTCTGGTGTATTGATGTTGTCACCGAGCTGAATAATAACTAAGTCGGTGTCAGAGGTTAATTGTGGAGCTAAGTCCTTAGTAAATACAGTGTTTCTGTCAGCTGTTGTTGTCGCGTTTTCCCACTGTCCCAGTCCAAATCGGTTAAATGTTGCGTTAGGATTTACATTGGTT
Encoded proteins:
- a CDS encoding Fic family protein yields the protein MVLQGLSKLPVKVTTKQALTLYQKVANLSAKLGRLNSEFSHSMIDMNLIELLALNESVQSTRVEGTQVTFADMIDESSKSKKSSNVLEVENYHKALELGIDLIKAGNPISTRLIQQIHSVLMDGAVRGTNSAKGEYRKIQNFIGPDNKIEHAVYIPVPANEIAEYMTNLEYFINGEHHNSFDNLKDLDSDEIILDENTNVLIKTAILHAQFESIHPFLDGNGRVGRMLIVLNTMGNDLLSNPVFFVSEEIEKEKIKYYNLLNGIRGNDPDWFSWIDFFIEASDRMAERLLNKLTKISQLITSGLSKIKASGRVTDSIQNTFIMTIKEPFVNAAKMSDLLNISVVTARNNLEYLSEIGLLDFDKSKKRNKTYVNYGVIRAVSE
- a CDS encoding holin, whose product is MQVNSISDVIIAIALPAIPIIGGWIGKVITGNSKATTLINVLSPLAKAAIVAMQKLGVTQYLEGEAKKSGAVDIVKKALLTLGLSNANETLIKNAIEKEYALLINELNQTYPQMTSEQAKAQETAAQQASEVAKADELAKAQKALADAQAKVNALQN
- a CDS encoding GH25 family lysozyme is translated as MKQSNKLKHLAITATAVVAFIMGAGSVSANTLGIDVASYQGTTTSYFSQFKSYGDKFTMVKLGGRGGGEGSHYVNPKAYAQIHNADAVGMQTGGYFWGEFGDSVSEASYHAKLAVQDAQNAGLAKGSYIALDYEEGAGANKANNTTAILTFMDQIYAAGYKPMLYSGYYYMNANIDLSRVNARYPNALWVAWYLTTANQATPPMQYFPNMSNVKMWQYGDNHFGVDGNVMVVGSLDNNTPAEDVAKPTNRPTDEQPAATADKTQYATFSGVYVADVWKKWQGKYYGVNKDMGIPVIDYNNYMPVGAITLTDKYGHKLRNQTIQGNNGRMEYFTLDNKYKVLSQTATAVEVQMNGEPVWMMKSFATIK